The sequence below is a genomic window from Lentimicrobium saccharophilum.
ATGCGCCGGAAAACAGGGCAAACAGGATTGCGATTAAAAACAGGCGTTTCATGCCCGGAAAGATTTAAGTTGTTTTTGCCGGCTTTTTTAACAGCAAATTAAATGCCGTACAATCGTCAAACGGACAATGGATAAAATTATTTCACTATCCGCTTGATCAACAATGTATTAAAATAAGTAAAAAAGGACAAACATTACTCATCATCTCCTGATAAGCACAAACTCAGGCAACCTTCAGTCTTGAAACATTGGCCTTGCCAAGTTTCTCTTCGGCATAGGCACGTGTTATTTTAAGCTCCTTAACGGCCTGATCGGAAGGCATTTCGAACATTGCATCCATCAGTATCGCTTCCATGATCGACCTTAACCCGCGGGCGCCGAGTTTGAATTCAATGGCTTTATCCACGATAAAGTCAAATACCTGCTCATTAAAAACCAGTTTGATGCCATCCATTTCGAACAGCTTGGTGAACTGTTTCACCAGGGAGTTTTTAGGTTCGGTAAGGATCAGCCGCAACACATCACGGTCAAGGGGACTAAGGTAGGTAACCACAGGAAGCCGTCCGACCAGTTCGGGGATCAGTCCGAAACTCTTGAGGTCCTGAGGGGCGATATATTGCAACAGGTTATTGCGGTCAATTACCTCCTGCTCCTTACCTGCAGCATAGCCGATCATATTGGTCTGCATACGGGAGGCAATTTTCTTCTCTATGCCATCAAAAGCGCCACCGGCTACAAAAAGGATATTCTGGGTATTGATCTGTATCATCCTTTGTTCCGGATGCTTGCGCCCGCCCTGCGGCGGCACATTGACCACCGTACCTTCGAGCAGCTTCAGCATGGCCTGCTGCACGCCTTCGCCGGAAACATCACGGGTAATGGAAGGGTTGTCGCTTTTACGGGCAATCTTATCAATCTCGTCAATAAATACAATACCCTTTTCTGCTGCGGCAACATCATAATCAGCAGCCTGCAGCAAGCGCGAAAGGATACTCTCCACATCTTCACCCACATAACCGGCCTCGGTGAGCACTGTGGCATCGGCAATACAGAAAGGCACATGCAACAGCCTGGCAATGGTGCGGGCCAGCAGCGTTTTTCCTGTCCCTGTTTCACCCACCAGGATGATATTTGATTTTTCAATCTCCACTTCATCCTTCGATACCGGTTGTCCGATTCGCTTGTAATGATTATACACTGCGACGGCAAGCACACGCTTGGCATCATCCTGACCGATCACATACTGATCAAGGTACTGTTTGATTTCAGAAGGTTTGTGGAGTTTGACCTTAGAGAAATCGCGCGTCTTTGACGAACTCAGTTCTTCGCGCAGAATATCCTGGGCCTGCTCAACGCAATAGTCACAAATGTGCGCGTCAAGCCCGGCAATCAGCATATTGGTTTCGCTGCGCGGACGACCGCAAAACGAACACCTTTCTTCTTTTTTAGGCATATTGAGTTTGAATCGGTTTATGATTGATTGCCATTACGGGTAAAAAGTCAGTCGTATAGTGAAAAATTAGCCTGAAATTGTAATGATTGTTCAGGCAGCAAGACCAATCTTCTTCCAGTTGCAAAATTACAAAAAAACCATGCACCATATCCACAGAAAGCTGTTCACAAGGAAGGTCCTCAAAAAATGACAGGGGCAGCAATAACCTGCGCCCCTGTTAAAAATATTCTGATTCGGATACTATTTATTTCCCCTGACCAGCACCTCGTCGATCATACCGTATTCTTTGGCCTCATCAGCGGTCATCCAGTAGTCGCGGTCTGAGTCTTTCTCTATCTTCTTGAACGGCTGATTGGAATGCTGGGCGATAATCTCGTACAGTTCCTTTTTCAGCTTCAGAATTTCACGCGTGGTGATTTCAATATCCGATGCCTGCCCCTGGGCTCCACCCATAGGCTGGTGGATAAGTATACGGGAGTGCTTGAGCGCCGTACGCTTGCCGGCAGCCCCTGCACAAAGCAGCACGGCACCCATGGACGCTGCCATACCAGTACAGATCGTGGCCACATCCGGGGCAATGTACTGCATGGTATCATAAATTCCCAATCCCGCGTAAACCGAACCGCCCGGCGTATTCAGGTAGATCTGAATGTCTTTTTTCGGATCAACCGATTCAAGAAACAGCAACTGCGCCTGGATAATGTTGGCAACATAATCATCAATGGGCACGCCCAGGAATATGATCCTGTCCATCATCAGACGGGAGAACACGTCCATGGTGGCAATGTTCAGCTGGCGCTCCTCAATAATGGTCGGGCTGATGTACCCGCTAACCTGTGAAGTGAAGCGATCGAGGGTGAGGCTGCTGATGCCGTGATGCTTCGTTGCGTATTTTCTGAATTCGTTTTGCATAGAATTATTTTTTAGTTACTGTCAAAATTACAGTTTTTCACCGAGAACAATTCAATAATTGACCGGATTTTCAATGTTCTTTCTTTGTCGAATATCATGCCAGCATGAATGAGCCGACCAAAAACATCGTCATAAAATTCAGCGTCAGTTAACAAGCAAGGTTTTTAAGAACCAGAATCTGGTTTATATTACATTGACAAACAATTTATTATAAACAAAGTCAACTTCCTTATTATTCATGCGTTGCAGAATTTCACAGGTTTTCCGCTTCCGGGGAATTCCTGACAGGGAAAGAATTTGTTCATTTTTTGTTAATCCGGGTGCAGAAAGCGCCATTCTCTGTCACAAGGGTGTAATCAACAATATCCGCAACTGCCGGGAACGGGCAGAAGTCATACCGCCACATCACTTATTGCACAAAATTAAAACCTGAATTATGCGTGCACATAATTTTTTTCTCCCGGTCATTATGGTATTGACATTTGCCATCCGCATCTCCCATGCCCAGGGGCTTATGATTTCCAATGATACAAATGCACCCGAGCCCGCAGCGCTTCTGCATGTTAACGGGCAGGAAAATGACGGTGGAGATAACGTCCTTTTTTAGAGGAGAGGGAGGGTAATTCAAATATTCTTAACTGCGGTATAACCTCCCTGCCAAATGTTAACAGATCCGGTTTGTTTAGTATCCTGCACTGGGCGAACTCCGGCAAGGCAGTCAACTGTAAACTGAAAGCACAAAAAGCCGAAATAATAAACGCCCGGATCGTTGCCGGGCGTTTATTATTAAAGATCAGGTTTAAGGCTTACTGCAATTTTGCAAAATCCTCATAAGAGATCGTTTGTTCCTTCGGCTGAATCTTCTCTTTCAGGAAAGCAAGAATTTTCTGCTCGAACAGCTGATCATTGATCCTGCGTACATCTTCCTTGTTTTTCATAAAGGAATCCACGATGCCGTCGATGCGCTTTTTCATATCCTCATCCATTTCGGCGCTGCCCGGACGCTGGAAATAACTTCTGAATACATCGCGGATTTCCTCTTCCGAAACCTGGATATTATGTTCCCTGATCATGCGGTTTTCAATCAGCTGCCAACGCATGGACCGGGCATAATCCTCGTAATTTTTTTCAACTTCTTCGGCGGTGAGTTTATCCTGGTTAACATCTACCAGCCAGCGTTTCAGAAACTCGTCGGGCAGCTCAATGGCGGAACTTTCAATAAGGTATTTGATGGCATCGTTGAAGAACTTCTTATCGCTTTCGCCGACAAATGAACCGGCGGCATCTTTTTTAATCTGCTCAAGCAAGGCTGCTTCATCCGCAATTTCAACTCCGGGATAGATCTTTTCGAAGAATTCAGCATTCATTTCGGCAGG
It includes:
- the clpP gene encoding ATP-dependent Clp endopeptidase proteolytic subunit ClpP encodes the protein MQNEFRKYATKHHGISSLTLDRFTSQVSGYISPTIIEERQLNIATMDVFSRLMMDRIIFLGVPIDDYVANIIQAQLLFLESVDPKKDIQIYLNTPGGSVYAGLGIYDTMQYIAPDVATICTGMAASMGAVLLCAGAAGKRTALKHSRILIHQPMGGAQGQASDIEITTREILKLKKELYEIIAQHSNQPFKKIEKDSDRDYWMTADEAKEYGMIDEVLVRGNK
- the clpX gene encoding ATP-dependent Clp protease ATP-binding subunit ClpX, whose translation is MPKKEERCSFCGRPRSETNMLIAGLDAHICDYCVEQAQDILREELSSSKTRDFSKVKLHKPSEIKQYLDQYVIGQDDAKRVLAVAVYNHYKRIGQPVSKDEVEIEKSNIILVGETGTGKTLLARTIARLLHVPFCIADATVLTEAGYVGEDVESILSRLLQAADYDVAAAEKGIVFIDEIDKIARKSDNPSITRDVSGEGVQQAMLKLLEGTVVNVPPQGGRKHPEQRMIQINTQNILFVAGGAFDGIEKKIASRMQTNMIGYAAGKEQEVIDRNNLLQYIAPQDLKSFGLIPELVGRLPVVTYLSPLDRDVLRLILTEPKNSLVKQFTKLFEMDGIKLVFNEQVFDFIVDKAIEFKLGARGLRSIMEAILMDAMFEMPSDQAVKELKITRAYAEEKLGKANVSRLKVA